The DNA region TCGGCGTCCTTGTATTCCACGATCCGCTCCAGCCCGTCGGGACCCGTGACCAGCCGGCCATAGCGGCCGGGATCAGCGGCCTCGAAACCCAGGACGATCACGTCCGAGGGGTGGCTGGCGAGCATGCCGAGCGTTTCCTCGGCGATGAAGGGGGTGTCGCCGTAAAGCACCAGAACCCGCCCCTCGAACCCTTCCAGAAGCGGCAGGGCCTGCAGAACGGCATGGGCAGTGCCCATCTGCTGCTCTTGCAGGGCGACGCGGGCGTCGGGGTCCAGCTTCGCGACCGCCTTGCGCACCTGATCGGCGCCATGGCCGGCGACGACCACGACCGTTTCCGGCTCCAGCCGGCGGCCGGTGGCCAGGGCGTGGCCGACCAGCGGCACGGCGCCCAGCCGGTGCAGCACCTTCGGCAGGTCAGACTGCATCCGGCTGCCCTGCCCGGCTGCCAGCACGATCAGCGCCACGGGTTTCTCGGTCATTCTGCCCTCTTGCCTGTTCCTTATCCTTGCCGGGCGTTCTACCTAGAGGGCAGCGAAGGGGAAAGGCCCCGGCGATCAAACATCTTGACGGAAGGTTACAGCATGGCGGGAACGGTGGTCTTCGATCTGGACGGAACGCTGGCCGATACCTCGGGCGACCTGATCGCGGCGGCAAACGCCTGTTTCCACGCGCGCGGCCTTGGCCCGCTGCTGGACCCGGACCTGGATGCGCTGATCGCCTTTCACGGCGGCCGGGCCATGCTGCGCGCCGGCTATGCGCGCCTTCCCGCCGATGCGCTGATGCCCCCCGGCGCCGAGGAAGAGGATTATCCGCGCCTGCTGAACTATTACGGCGAATCCATCGCCGTCCACACCCGGCTTTATCCCGGGGCCGAGGCGGCGCTGGACCGGCTGGCCGAGGCCGGCCACAGCCTGGCCGTATGCACCAACAAGCCATCGGCCCTGGCCGAGGTGCTGCTGCGGGAACTGGGGGTCCGCGACCGTTTCGCCGCCATGATCGGCGCCGACACCCTGCCGGTGCGCAAGCCCGACCCCCGCCCCTATCGCGCCGCGGTCGAGGGCGCGGGCGGCCGCATGGCCGAATCCTTTCTGGTGGGCGATACCGAGACCGACCGCAAGACCGCCTCGGCGGCCGGGGTCCGGGTCGCGCTGGTCGCCTTCGGCCCCGAGGGAGAAGGCCTGGCCCGGCTGGCGCCCGAGGCGATGCTGCGCCATTTCGACGAGCTGCCGGCGCTGGCCGCGGACTGGCTGGGAAAGTGACCGCCCGACTGCGGCGGACATGTTAAAGGGGGCCGCAAGGGCCCCCTGAAGCGCGGGTCTGCCGCCGGGCTTATTCGGCCGCGTCGGCGGATTTCGCGTTGAGCTGTCCGTAGTTCTGCGCGCCGATCGATTCGTAGAGATCCAGCTGGGTCTCGAGGAAATCGATATGGCCCTCTTCGTCGGTCAGCAGGGCGTCGAACAGGTTCTTGCTGACATAGTCGCCGACCTTGTCGCAATATTCGCGCGCCTCGATGTAAAGCGTGCGGGCGTCGTGCTCGGCCGCCAGATCGGATTCGAGCGTTTCCTTGAGGTTCTGGCCGATCCGCAGCGGATCGAGCTTCTGAAGGTTCGGATGGCCTTCCAGGAAGATGATTCGCTGGATCAGACGATCGGCGTGATTCATCTCCTCGATGGATTCGGCGCGCGACTTGTCGGCGATCTTGCCGAAACCCCAATCCTCTTGCAGCCGATAATGCAGCCAATACTGGCTGACCGCCGTGAGCTCAGATCGAAGCGCTGCGTTGAGATACTCGATGACCTTTGCGTCGCCCTTCATGGCTTTCCCCTTTGCGCATGGCTTTCAGCCCCCGAAGCAGCGGAGGCACGCCCAGATTATCGCATCCGCGCATGGTGTCCAGAAACAAGGGCATACAGCCACCACAATCAGCGCGCTTGCCGAGCGCGTGATAGATCTTGCCAGGGGTGATGATCGTCTGGGGGTCCGCGGCGCGCATCCAGTCGATCGCGGCTCGGATGTCGTGGTCGGAGATCTGGGTGCAGTGACAGACGATCATGGGCTCACCTTGATTGCCCCATAATTGACAGATTCGCTCGGGCAAGTAAAGCCTGAGGTTTTCACTTTGCCATGATATTGCGCCGGCCCCGCTTGACGGCCTGCGGCAGGGGCGACAGAACCCCCGGCCATGAGACTTGAGGATTTCGACTTTCACCTGCCCGAGGCGCTGATCGCGACCCGGCCTGCCCGGCCGCGGTCCTCGGCCCGGCTGCTGCTGGCCGAGGGCGATGCGATCCGCGACCTGCACGTCCACGACCTGGCCGAGCTGCTGGGACCGGGCGACCTGCTGGTGCTGAACGACACCAAGGTCATCCCGGCGCGGCTGACCGGCACCCGCACGCGCCGGACCGCCCAGGGCGCGGCGGTGGCGAAGGTCGAGATCACGCTGCTGGAGCCCGCCGCCGACGGCTGGAAGGCGCTGGCGAAACCCCTGCGCAAGCTGAAGCCGGGCGAGGTGATCCGCTTTTCCGACGCGCTGTCCGCCGAGGTGGTCGAGATCGCGCAAGCCGGGCTGACCCTGCGCTTCGATGCCGCGGGCGAGGCCTTCGACGCGGCGCTGTCCCGGGTCGGCGCCATGCCGCTGCCGCCCTATATCGCCGCGCTGCGCCCGCCGGACGAGGCCGACCGCACCGATTACCAGACCGTCTGGGCCCGCCATTCCGGCGCCGTCGCCGCGCCCACCGCCAGCCTGCATTTCGACGAGCCGCTGCTCGCGGCGCTTCGCGCGCGCGGCGTGCGCTTCGCCCATGTCACGCTGCATGTCGGTGCCGGCACCTTCCTGCCGGTCAAGGTCGAGGACGTGACCACCCACAGGATGCACGGCGAATGGGGCGAGGTCACGCCCGAGGCCGCCGCCGCCATCAACGCCACCCGCGCCGCCGGCGGCCGGGTGATTCCGGTCGGCACCACGGCGCTGCGGCTGATCGAATCGGCGGCCGCCGAGGACGGCACCGTGCATCCCTTCCGGGATGTCACGGAAATCTTCATCTATCCCGGCTATCGTTTCCGGGTGACGGATGCGCTGATGACCAATTTCCACCTGCCCCGCTCGACCCTGCTGATGCTGGTTTCGGCCCTGATGGGGCGCGACCGCATCCGGGTCGTCTATCGCCACGCCGTCGAATCGGGCTACCGCTTCTTCAGCTACGGCGACGCCTCGCTGCTGATACCGAAGAGGGAATGATGCCGACCGTGCTGCGCACTACCTGGCCGCTGCTTCTTGGCGTCCTGCTTTTGATGGTCGGCAACGGGATGCAGGGCACGCTGCTGGGCATCCGCGGCAAGATCGAGGGCATTTCCACCACCGAGATGTCGGTGGTCATGTCGGCCTATTTCGGCGGCTTCCTGCTGGGCTCGCGCGTGGTGCCGGGGATGATCCGCAGCGTCGGCCACGTGCGGGTTTTCGCCGCGCTCGGCTCGCTGATCTCCTCGGTGCTGATACTTTATGCGGCAGCGCCGGACTGGGTCGCCTGGACGGCGATGCGGCTGGTGATCGGCTTCTGCTTCTCGGGCGTCTACATCACCGCGGAAAGCTGGCTGAACGCCTCGACCAGCAACGAATCGCGCGGGCGGGCGCTGTCTGCCTATATGATCATGCAGATGCTGGGCATCATCACCGCGCAACTGCTGATGAATGTCGCCGATCCGGCGGGCTACCTGCTGTTCGTGATCCCCTCGGTGCTGGTCAGCCTGGCCTTCCTGCCGATCCTGCTGTCGCCGCAGCCGGCGCCGCAATTCGCCACGCTGAAGCTGATGAGCTTCGGCAAGCTGTTCCGGGCCTCGCCGCTGGGCTGCGTCGGCATGTTCCTGATGGGCGGCGTCTTCTCGGCGATCTTCGGCATGGCCTCGGTCTGGGGCGCGGTGAAGGGGCTGCCGGTGCGCGACATCTCGGCCTTCGTGGCGGCGATCTATGTCGGCGGGCTGCTGCTGCAATATCCGGTCGGCTGGCTGTCGGACCGCGGCGACCGCCGCGCCGTCGTCCTGGCGCTGGCGATCCTGGGCACGGCCGTGGCCGCGATCACCGTGGCGGCCCAACCCGGGATCTGGGGCCTGCTCGCCGCCGCCGCCCTGATCGGAGGCGTCGCGAACCCGGTCTATTCGCTGCTTCTGGCCCATACCAACGATTTTCTCGACAGCAGCGACATGGCGGCGGCTTCGGCCGGGCTTATGTTCATCAACGGCGTCGGCGCCATTTCCGGGCCGCTGATCACCGGCTGGCTGATGGACAGGATGGGCCCCGACGGGTTCTGGATCTATATCGGCGTGCTGCTGGCGCTGCTGGCCGGCTATACCTTCTATCGCCGCACCCGCCGGTCGAGCCCCGCCCAGGACCAGAGCTTCGCGGTGATCGCCCCCTCGGCCACCCCGGTCGCGGTCGAGGCGGCGCTGGAAACCGCCGGCTCGGACGAAGGCGACAAACCCGCCTGACGGGCTTGCAGCGGCCTGCCGGCTCTGCAACCATCCCTGGACAAACCAAGGGAAACGCCATGACCGACACCGCGACCCCGCAGGCGATCAACCGCTTCTGGCTCGACGAGGTGGGCGAACAGGGCTGGTATCTGCGCTCCGACGCCGTCGACGCCGAGGTGCGCCGCCGGTTCCTTCCCGCCTGGCAGCAGGCCGCCGACCTGGCCCCGGCCTGGGCCGACACCCCCGAGGGCGCGCTGGCCGGGCTGATCCTCGCCGACCAGTTCCCCCGCAACATGTTCCGCGAGGACCCGCGCGCCTTCGACACCGACCCGCTGGCGCGCAGCTTGGCCCGCGCCGCCGTCGCCAACGGCTTCCACCTGCAGGTCGAACCGCCGGCCCGCCAGTTCTTCTACATGCCCTTCGAGCATTCCGAGGATCTCGCCGACCAGGACCGCGCCGTGGACCTGTTCCGCCAGCACATGCCCGGCGAGAACCTGCGCCACGCCGAGATCCATCGCGACACGATCGCGAAATTCGGCCGCTTCCCCTGGCGTAACGCGGCGCTGGGACGCCAGCCCACACCGGCGGAAAATCGCATCATGCAGGCGGGGGGTTACGGCGCGCTGGTGTCGGGCAAGCTGTCGCTTGCTGACCTGTGAAAAATGGTTTAACGCTGAACTATCTATTTCCAGAGGGGGAGTTCCATGGCGCAAAGCTTCGACATGGTGGTGATCGGTTCCGGCCCGGGCGGCTATGTCTGCGCCATCCGCGGCGCGCAGCTGGGCCTGAAGGTCGCGGTCATCGAGCGCGAACATCTGGGCGGCATCTGCCTGAACTGGGGCTGCATCCCGACCAAGGCGCTGTTGCGCTCGGCCGAGGTGTTCCACCTGATGCACCGCGCCAAGGAATTCGGCCTCTCCGCCGACAAGATCGGCTATGACCTCGGCGCCGTGGTGCAACGCTCGCGCGGCGTGGCGAAACAGCTCGCCGGCGGCGTCGGCCACCTGCTGAAAAAGAACAAGGTCACCGTCATCATGGGCGAGGCTACGCTGACCGCCCCCGGCAAGCTGACGGTCAAGACCGACAAGGGCAGCGAAGAGGTCACCGGCAAGGCCATCGTGCTGGCCACCGGCGCCCGCGCCCGCAACCTGCCGGGGCTGGAAGCCGACGGCGACCTGGTCTGGAACTACAAGCACGCGCTGCAACCGCCGCGGATGCCGAAAAAGCTGCTGGTGATCGGCTCGGGCGCCATCGGCATCGAATTCGCCAGCTTCTTCAACACGCTGGGCGCCGACACCACGGTCGTCGAGGTCATGGACCGCGTGCTGCCGGTCGAGGACGCGGAAATCTCGGCCCTGGCCAAGAAGCAATTCGTCAAGCAGGGCATGAAGATCCTGGAAAAGGCCACGGTCAAGAAACTCGACCGCGCCCCCGGCAAGGTCACCGCCCATATCGAGCGGGACGGCAAGACCGAGACCCAGGAATTCGACACGGTGATCTCGGCCGTCGGCATCGTCGGCAACGTGGAAAACCTCGGCCTTGAAAAGCTGGGCGCCAAGATCGACCGCACCCATGTCGTGACCGACGAATATTGCCGCACCGGCGTCGAGGGGCTCTATGCCATCGGCGACGTGGCCGGCGCGCCCTGGCTCGCCCACAAGGCCAGCCACGAAGGCGTCATGGTCGCCGAACTGATCGCCGGCCAGCACCCGCACCCGATCAAGCCGAACTCGATCCCCGGCTGCACCTATTGCAACCCGCAGGTCGCTTCGGTCGGCCTGACCGAAGAAAAGGCGAAAGCCGCCGGCTACGAGATCAAGGTCGGCCGCTTCCCCTTCATCGGCAACGGCAAGGCCATCGCGCTCGGCGAACCCGAGGGCCTGATCAAGACCGTCTTCGACGCCAAGACCGGCGAACTCCTGGGCGCCCATATGGTCGGTGCCGAGGTCACCGAACTGATCCAGGGCTATGTCGTCGGCCGCACGCTGGAAACCACCGAGGCCGAGCTGATGGAGACCGTCTTCCCGCACCCGACGCTGTCGGAGATGATGCACGAGGCCACGCTCTCGGCCTACGGCCGCGCCATCCACTTCTGAAACCCGCCGATCCGGAAACACGAAGGGAGCCTCAGGGCTCCCTTTTCTTTTGTGCGGAAATATCTTCGGGGGTCCGGGGGCAGACAGCCCCCGGCACCAAGGCTCACGCCCGCAGCGGCATCCGCGCCTCGATCATGCCGGCATACCAGCTCGACCCGGCCGGAATCGCATTGTCGTCGAAATTATAGGCCGGGTGATGCACCATGGCGGTGTCGCCGTTGCCGACGAAGATATAGGCGCCGGGACGCTCGTTCAGCATATAGCTGAAATCCTCGCCGGCCATCAGCGGCTGAACCTCCATGTTCACGTCGCCCGCGACCGCGCGCGCCACCTCCGCCGCGAAACCCGTGGCCTCCGAATGGTTCACCGTCACCGGATAGCCGCGTTCATATGCCACCTCGGCACTGGCGCCAAAGGCGGCGGCGGTATGGGTGGCGATGCGGGCGATGCCCTCCTCCAGCCGGTCGCGGACCTGGGGGTCTAGGCTGCGGGCGGTGCCCTTCATCCGCACCACCTGCGGGATGACGTTATGGGCGGTCGAATCGGTCTCGACCACGCAGACCGAGACCACGGCGCTTTGCAGCGGATCGGTGTTGCGGGACACGATCGACTGCAGCGCCACGATGATCTGCGCCGCGACCAGGGTGGTGTCGATGCAGTCGTGGGGCTTGGCCGCATGGCCGCCCTTGCCGGTCACCACGATGTCGAACTGGTCTGTCGCGGCCATCATGGCGCCGTCGCGGATGGCGAAGCTGCCGACCGGATAGCCGGGCATGTTGTGCATGCCATAGAATTCCTGGATGCCCCAGCGCTCGACCAGCCCGTCGCGGATCATGGCCAGCCCGCCGCCGCCGCCCTCTTCGGCCGGCTGGAAGATCACCACCGCGGTGCCGTCGAAATTGCGGGTCTCGGCCAGGTATTTCGCCGCGCCCAGCAGCATGGCCGTATGGCCGTCATGGCCGCAGGCATGCATGACCCCCGGCACCTGCGAGGCATAGTCCACCCCGGTCTGCTCGCGGATCGGCAGCGCATCCATGTCGGCGCGCAGCCCCACCACCCGGCCGCTGCTGTCGCTGCGGCCCTTGATGACGCCGACGACGCCGGTGCGGCCCACGCCCTCGGTGACCTCGTCCAGGCCGAATTCGCGCAGAAGCTGGGCGACGCGGCCGGCGGTGCGATGCACCTGATAGTCGAGCTCGGGGTTCCGGTGGAAGTCGCGGCGCCAGGCGGTGATCTCGGGCAGCAGCTCTGCGAAACGGTTCTTGACGGGCATGTGACAATCTCCTTCGGCGCGAAGGTTACGCCTTTCGTCCCGCGCCGCAAGGCTGTGCGACGGCCCCGGCACCGAAACGCAAAAGCCCCGGCCGACGCCGGGGCTTTCGCCGCGCTTCCCGGAAGCGGAACCCCCGCAGCCAAAGACATGGGCCCGAGACTCCCGGGCCCACGCCGACGCTTCAGAACTTCGCCCGCAGCGTCAGCTCGGCCGAACGCCCGTCGCCATAGACCACGGTGTCATAGAAACCGGTGGTGGCGTAATACTTCTTGTCGAAGATATTGTTCACGCTGAGCGACAGCGCGGTCTTGTCGTTCAGGTCATATTTGGCGTTCAGATCGAAGACCGCATAGCTGCCCTGGTGCACGTTCGGCTGTTCCAGCTCGGAGGTGAAGTCCATGCTGTCGGTGCCGCTTTGCCAGCGCATCGCCCCGCCCAGGGTCAGCTTGTCCTGCAACGCCGCCAGCCGGTAGTCGGTCGCCAGCTTCAGCGTGTGCTGGGGCTGGTCGGCATACAGCTTGTTCCCGTCCTGATCCTTGGAGGTGCGATAGGTATAGCCGGCCGAGACGTTCCAGCGGTCGTTGATCGCCCCCGCCGCCTCGACCTCGAAGCCGCGCGTCTTGGTGCCGTCGATGCTGCGATAGACCGACCGATCCTCTTCCAGATCGTAATACAGGTATTCGGCAACATCCTTCTGATCGGTCTGGAAGATCGCGGCCGAGACATACAGCCGGCCGTCCAGCGGATCGCCCTTGACCCCCAGCTCGTAGTTCCAGCCATAGGCCGGATCCAGATAATTGCCGTCGACGTCCTGCGCCAGCTGCGGCTTGAAGATGCTGGTGATGCTGCCATAGGCGGTCCAGACCGGAGTCAGGTCATAGGTCGCCCCGACATAGGGGGTGATCTCGGCATCGTAGCTGTAGTCCAGCGTCGTCACGCCGTCGGTGGCGTCGCTGCCGCTCCACCAGCTGGCGCGCGCGCCGCCGATCAGCGCCAGCGCGTCGGTCGCGTGGAACTGCAGGGTGCCGTAGACGCCGTATTGGCGCGCGGTGGTCTTGCCGACGCTGGTCGGGCCATCCGACCACACCGGCTCGGCCGGGCCGCCGTTCCAGTCGAAGACATTCTCGATCGGCGTGCCGATGCCGG from Paracoccus aminovorans includes:
- the bfr gene encoding bacterioferritin; this translates as MKGDAKVIEYLNAALRSELTAVSQYWLHYRLQEDWGFGKIADKSRAESIEEMNHADRLIQRIIFLEGHPNLQKLDPLRIGQNLKETLESDLAAEHDARTLYIEAREYCDKVGDYVSKNLFDALLTDEEGHIDFLETQLDLYESIGAQNYGQLNAKSADAAE
- a CDS encoding DUF924 family protein — translated: MTDTATPQAINRFWLDEVGEQGWYLRSDAVDAEVRRRFLPAWQQAADLAPAWADTPEGALAGLILADQFPRNMFREDPRAFDTDPLARSLARAAVANGFHLQVEPPARQFFYMPFEHSEDLADQDRAVDLFRQHMPGENLRHAEIHRDTIAKFGRFPWRNAALGRQPTPAENRIMQAGGYGALVSGKLSLADL
- the queA gene encoding tRNA preQ1(34) S-adenosylmethionine ribosyltransferase-isomerase QueA, which encodes MRLEDFDFHLPEALIATRPARPRSSARLLLAEGDAIRDLHVHDLAELLGPGDLLVLNDTKVIPARLTGTRTRRTAQGAAVAKVEITLLEPAADGWKALAKPLRKLKPGEVIRFSDALSAEVVEIAQAGLTLRFDAAGEAFDAALSRVGAMPLPPYIAALRPPDEADRTDYQTVWARHSGAVAAPTASLHFDEPLLAALRARGVRFAHVTLHVGAGTFLPVKVEDVTTHRMHGEWGEVTPEAAAAINATRAAGGRVIPVGTTALRLIESAAAEDGTVHPFRDVTEIFIYPGYRFRVTDALMTNFHLPRSTLLMLVSALMGRDRIRVVYRHAVESGYRFFSYGDASLLIPKRE
- the lpdA gene encoding dihydrolipoyl dehydrogenase translates to MAQSFDMVVIGSGPGGYVCAIRGAQLGLKVAVIEREHLGGICLNWGCIPTKALLRSAEVFHLMHRAKEFGLSADKIGYDLGAVVQRSRGVAKQLAGGVGHLLKKNKVTVIMGEATLTAPGKLTVKTDKGSEEVTGKAIVLATGARARNLPGLEADGDLVWNYKHALQPPRMPKKLLVIGSGAIGIEFASFFNTLGADTTVVEVMDRVLPVEDAEISALAKKQFVKQGMKILEKATVKKLDRAPGKVTAHIERDGKTETQEFDTVISAVGIVGNVENLGLEKLGAKIDRTHVVTDEYCRTGVEGLYAIGDVAGAPWLAHKASHEGVMVAELIAGQHPHPIKPNSIPGCTYCNPQVASVGLTEEKAKAAGYEIKVGRFPFIGNGKAIALGEPEGLIKTVFDAKTGELLGAHMVGAEVTELIQGYVVGRTLETTEAELMETVFPHPTLSEMMHEATLSAYGRAIHF
- a CDS encoding HAD-IA family hydrolase — protein: MAGTVVFDLDGTLADTSGDLIAAANACFHARGLGPLLDPDLDALIAFHGGRAMLRAGYARLPADALMPPGAEEEDYPRLLNYYGESIAVHTRLYPGAEAALDRLAEAGHSLAVCTNKPSALAEVLLRELGVRDRFAAMIGADTLPVRKPDPRPYRAAVEGAGGRMAESFLVGDTETDRKTASAAGVRVALVAFGPEGEGLARLAPEAMLRHFDELPALAADWLGK
- a CDS encoding (2Fe-2S)-binding protein, with amino-acid sequence MIVCHCTQISDHDIRAAIDWMRAADPQTIITPGKIYHALGKRADCGGCMPLFLDTMRGCDNLGVPPLLRGLKAMRKGESHEGRRKGHRVSQRSASI
- a CDS encoding MFS transporter, with product MPTVLRTTWPLLLGVLLLMVGNGMQGTLLGIRGKIEGISTTEMSVVMSAYFGGFLLGSRVVPGMIRSVGHVRVFAALGSLISSVLILYAAAPDWVAWTAMRLVIGFCFSGVYITAESWLNASTSNESRGRALSAYMIMQMLGIITAQLLMNVADPAGYLLFVIPSVLVSLAFLPILLSPQPAPQFATLKLMSFGKLFRASPLGCVGMFLMGGVFSAIFGMASVWGAVKGLPVRDISAFVAAIYVGGLLLQYPVGWLSDRGDRRAVVLALAILGTAVAAITVAAQPGIWGLLAAAALIGGVANPVYSLLLAHTNDFLDSSDMAAASAGLMFINGVGAISGPLITGWLMDRMGPDGFWIYIGVLLALLAGYTFYRRTRRSSPAQDQSFAVIAPSATPVAVEAALETAGSDEGDKPA
- a CDS encoding M20 aminoacylase family protein, giving the protein MPVKNRFAELLPEITAWRRDFHRNPELDYQVHRTAGRVAQLLREFGLDEVTEGVGRTGVVGVIKGRSDSSGRVVGLRADMDALPIREQTGVDYASQVPGVMHACGHDGHTAMLLGAAKYLAETRNFDGTAVVIFQPAEEGGGGGLAMIRDGLVERWGIQEFYGMHNMPGYPVGSFAIRDGAMMAATDQFDIVVTGKGGHAAKPHDCIDTTLVAAQIIVALQSIVSRNTDPLQSAVVSVCVVETDSTAHNVIPQVVRMKGTARSLDPQVRDRLEEGIARIATHTAAAFGASAEVAYERGYPVTVNHSEATGFAAEVARAVAGDVNMEVQPLMAGEDFSYMLNERPGAYIFVGNGDTAMVHHPAYNFDDNAIPAGSSWYAGMIEARMPLRA